The following nucleotide sequence is from Mercenaria mercenaria strain notata unplaced genomic scaffold, MADL_Memer_1 contig_3261, whole genome shotgun sequence.
GGCGAAAATGTCGATAGAAAGTTTATTAACCTTGTAGCAAAGCTTTTTGGGGAAAATACCTGGCGTGAGTTTGCGAAAGAGAGTTCCAGCAAATATGCACAATTTAGGGACTCAGTTGAATCTGCAAAGAAAGATTTAAAACCTGCTGAAAACGTCGGGGAAATTGACGACATTTTCCTATATGTACCTGAAGAAATATTAAGAGCTTTCGCACAAGAACAGGAGGAGACGGATTTGACGTCTTCCCTTCGTAAGGCTGGACAAAAACATAAACAACGTGCATATAAAGGTGTTGGCATTGAAGACGGACAACTGTGTTTCAAGGCCGATGTTCTAAGACAACTCATGAACGAATCTGTTGAGGAAATACTAAAGTTTATCAGTAAGGTAATTAGTAGCGAACAAAGAAAGATGAAAGACATTCATGCTGTAATACTTATCGGTGGGTTTGCGTTATCTAATTTTTTGTATAATGCAATCAAAAAGGAAATTAAGTCAGTTACGATTTTGAGACCTTGGTCCTGTGACAAGGCCGTTCTGCGTGGTGCCGTCTTATTTGGACATAATGAGAGTATTCTCAGTGTGAGAAAAGTACGCTTAACTTATGGTATTAAATCGTTTAAGCCTTTTAAATCAGGAGATCCTTCGAAAAGGAAAGTATTAATTGACGGGGAAGCTTATGTCAAAGACTGCTTCTCAAAACACGTCACACGTGGACAAGACGTACATATTGACGAATGGACACCACCTAGAGAATATAAGCCACATTGCAACTCTgagtcaaaaacaaaaacaatttatctttATGCGTCAAATGCACATTCACCGAGATATGTCGATGAAGACAGCTGTAAAAGCATCGGGCAGTTGGTACTTGATTTTACTCGCGAAACGGACAAACTTAATTTGTTAGATG
It contains:
- the LOC128552885 gene encoding heat shock 70 kDa protein 12B-like isoform X2 — its product is MTESLASDFVMDNDFYFHDMFGHCGDEPALKPNIVVGIDFGTAGTAFAIQFRTNYENNMHEIFYDKYLSTHGRKNSTSLLLSKNSSESYFGVEAENKYRRLQNRDGWYFFRHFKMQMYRDRTQQAGIESKYLTIALEPEVGAIYYAVTGANPPNHPISKMECPVHIGPGSTFMVVDIGAGTVDITTMTIMKNGKIKQIYESDGGPAGGENVDRKFINLVAKLFGENTWREFAKESSSKYAQFRDSVESAKKDLKPAENVGEIDDIFLYVPEEILRAFAQEQEETDLTSSLRKAGQKHKQRAYKGVGIEDGQLCFKADVLRQLMNESVEEILKFISKVISSEQRKMKDIHAVILIGGFALSNFLYNAIKKEIKSVTILRPWSCDKAVLRGAVLFGHNESILSVRKVRLTYGIKSFKPFKSGDPSKRKVLIDGEAYVKDCFSKHVTRGQDVHIDEWTPPREYKPHCNSESKTKTIYLYASNAHSPRYVDEDSCKSIGQLVLDFTRETDKLNLLDVSFNFGRTEILAKVTHRSSGVSTVGIMRCSSN